Proteins encoded together in one Bombus affinis isolate iyBomAffi1 chromosome 2, iyBomAffi1.2, whole genome shotgun sequence window:
- the LOC126928004 gene encoding uncharacterized protein LOC126928004 — translation MLRTRFRKDSLEKVRSVSKGSLDRLTCDHDDIARLFACESRNSRSAVHPETAHVEHAGVTRAPAHPLHPRRVLLAPFRATRFARHSRLTRVALVTLQKISISWSMVIVARTTFRSVGRGRLIRCGDRHACAQQDAGEARTEILCITMTSQEGEKIVDTENDLDHDKEELTTETKEDISTAKPRARRYLTKHMKLYPELYRSDVSIHPSYTTLKNLPYYVVCRRRVQRTKKQIKRQLNRDIMHFAMMQLFAIDSVRIDRVFSVGMPPKTLIVPDLLTVNERRHINELLRDT, via the exons ATGCTAAGAACACGATTTAGAAAAGATTCGTTGGAAAAGGTAAGGTCAGTTTCAAAGGGATCACTGGATCGCTTGACATGTGATCACGACGATATAGCGCGCCTGTTTGCTTGCGAATCACGGAACTCGCGATCAGCTGTACACCCGGAGACTGCACACGTTGAGCATGCGGGCGTGACGAGAGCTCCGGCGCACCCTCTTCACCCTCGCCGCGTCCTACTCGCACCCTTCCGGGCTACACGCTTCGCGCGGCATTCCCGTCTCACTCGTGTCGCGCTCGTTACTCTCCAGAAAATATCAATAAGTTGGAGCATGGTTATTGTGGCTCGTACAACGTTCCGTTCCGTTGGACGGGGACGTCTTATTCGCTGTGGCGACCGACACGCATGTGCACAGCAGGACGCGGGAGAAGCTCGCACAGAGAT TTTATGTATCACGATGACTAGTCAGGAAGGAGAGAAAATTGTGGATACGGAAAATGACCTGGATCATGATAAAGAAGAGCTTACGACCGAAACGAAGGAAGATATTTCTACAGCGAAACCACGTGCCAGGAGATATCTCACGAAACATATGAAATTATACCCGGAATTGTACAGAAGCGATGTCTCGATACATCCAAGTTATACTACTCTTAAAAATCTACCTTA TTACGTGGTCTGCCGACGACGTGTACAGAGGACCAAGAAGCAGATCAAGCGTCAGCTGAACCGCGATATCATGCACTTTGCGATGATGCAGTTGTTCGCCATCGATAGCGTCAGGATCGACCGTGTATTCAGCGTCGGGATGCCACCGAAGACATTGATTGTCCCCGATTTGCTAACCGTGAACGAAAGACGTCACATCAACGAACTTCTTCGCGACACATAA